One window of Brachybacterium ginsengisoli genomic DNA carries:
- a CDS encoding TIR domain-containing protein, with amino-acid sequence MTERPEIVCLCGSLRFSAEMRAANRELTLAGAIVLAPGELGGPEDGISEEQRALLGELHLRKIDLADRIVVVNPGGYIGESTSREIDYARASGTAVSFLHSDRG; translated from the coding sequence ATGACCGAGCGCCCCGAGATCGTGTGCCTGTGCGGCTCCCTCCGGTTCTCCGCGGAGATGCGGGCGGCGAACCGCGAGCTGACCCTCGCAGGCGCGATCGTGCTCGCGCCCGGTGAGCTCGGAGGGCCTGAGGACGGCATCTCCGAGGAACAGAGGGCTCTGCTGGGCGAGCTGCATCTGCGCAAGATCGATCTGGCCGATCGCATCGTGGTGGTCAACCCCGGCGGTTACATCGGCGAGTCCACGAGTCGCGAGATCGACTACGCCCGAGCCAGCGGTACGGCGGTGTCGTTCCTGCATTCCGACAGGGGCTGA
- a CDS encoding ABC transporter substrate-binding protein, whose product MPRLSRYVPVIAATAAAALAIAACEIGSDPLSGAGASEEAIVIGSQEYYSNEIIAEIYAQALEEAGYPVERQFRIGQREVYLPEIEAGAIDLFPEYTGPLLQYWSPDTQDRREEDVYPALVDAAPSDLRILDASPATDQDAYVVSKDFSEKYGVTSVADLADVPHALTLGGNSEGAERPIGPRGLSEVYGVSVDFTPVEDGGGPLTVKALTDGDIDLAVLYTGSPSLSDEDLVQLEDPKGLLLSSHVVPLASEKIDDQAAEIINDISAELTPEGLLELNTRSVEEQSSAGNLAAEWLEEHLE is encoded by the coding sequence ATGCCCCGCCTGTCCCGCTACGTGCCCGTCATCGCCGCCACCGCAGCGGCAGCACTCGCTATCGCTGCCTGCGAGATCGGAAGCGATCCACTATCCGGCGCTGGAGCTTCGGAAGAGGCGATCGTGATCGGCTCACAGGAGTACTACTCCAACGAGATCATCGCGGAGATCTACGCCCAGGCGCTCGAGGAAGCCGGGTACCCCGTCGAACGCCAGTTCCGAATCGGTCAACGCGAGGTCTACCTCCCGGAGATCGAAGCCGGCGCGATCGACCTCTTCCCCGAGTACACCGGCCCACTCCTGCAGTACTGGAGCCCCGACACCCAGGATCGACGCGAAGAGGATGTCTACCCCGCCCTGGTCGACGCCGCGCCCTCCGACCTGCGAATCCTCGACGCCTCCCCCGCCACGGATCAAGACGCCTATGTCGTGTCTAAGGACTTCTCCGAGAAGTATGGTGTCACCTCGGTCGCAGACCTCGCTGACGTCCCGCATGCGCTCACCCTCGGCGGAAACTCCGAAGGAGCCGAGCGACCGATCGGCCCCCGAGGACTCTCCGAGGTCTACGGAGTGAGCGTGGACTTCACTCCCGTCGAGGACGGCGGCGGCCCACTCACCGTCAAGGCCCTCACCGACGGGGACATCGACCTCGCCGTCCTCTACACCGGCTCCCCATCGCTCAGCGACGAAGACCTCGTACAGCTCGAGGACCCCAAGGGCCTACTCCTCTCCTCGCACGTAGTTCCTCTCGCGAGCGAGAAGATCGACGACCAGGCCGCCGAGATCATCAATGACATCAGCGCCGAACTCACCCCCGAAGGACTGCTCGAGTTGAACACCCGAAGCGTCGAGGAACAGTCGTCCGCAGGAAACCTCGCTGCCGAGTGGCTTGAAGAACACTTGGAGTGA
- a CDS encoding aldo/keto reductase, with amino-acid sequence MTTLPTLTLRDGLTMPQLGFGVFQVPDDQAQQAVESALEAGYRSIDTAMIYGNEHGVGRALAASGIAREDLFVTTKLWIDDHGRGAARPALEASLERLGLASVDLYLIHWPAPATDVYLQTWQGFEDLRAAGLTRGIGVSNFLPEHLDRVVGLGGAVPAVNQIELHPALQNRETVAANAALGIATEAWSPLAQGAVLGEAPVVEAAAAHGVSAAQVVLRWHLQHGNIVIPKSVTPARIAANLDVLDFTLSEAEMAAIDALDRGQRTGPHPAEFNG; translated from the coding sequence ATGACCACCCTCCCCACCCTCACCCTCCGCGACGGCCTGACCATGCCGCAGCTCGGCTTCGGCGTCTTCCAGGTCCCCGACGACCAGGCCCAGCAGGCCGTCGAGTCCGCGCTCGAGGCCGGCTACCGCAGCATCGACACCGCGATGATCTACGGCAACGAGCACGGCGTGGGTCGCGCTCTCGCCGCCTCGGGCATCGCTCGGGAGGACCTGTTCGTCACCACCAAGCTGTGGATCGACGACCACGGCCGCGGGGCGGCGCGTCCGGCCCTCGAGGCGAGCCTGGAGCGGCTGGGCCTTGCGAGCGTGGACCTGTATCTCATCCACTGGCCCGCCCCGGCGACCGACGTCTACCTGCAGACCTGGCAGGGCTTCGAGGATCTGCGCGCGGCCGGGCTCACCCGTGGCATCGGCGTCTCGAACTTCCTGCCCGAGCACCTCGACCGGGTCGTCGGCCTGGGCGGCGCGGTCCCCGCGGTGAACCAGATCGAGCTGCACCCCGCACTGCAGAACCGTGAGACGGTCGCGGCGAACGCCGCGCTCGGGATCGCCACCGAGGCCTGGAGCCCGCTGGCGCAGGGCGCGGTGCTGGGCGAGGCTCCGGTGGTCGAGGCCGCCGCCGCGCATGGCGTCTCGGCGGCGCAGGTGGTGCTGCGCTGGCACCTGCAGCACGGGAACATCGTGATCCCGAAGTCGGTGACCCCGGCACGGATCGCCGCGAACCTCGACGTCCTCGACTTCACGCTGAGCGAGGCGGAGATGGCCGCGATCGACGCCCTGGACCGCGGTCAGCGCACGGGCCCGCACCCCGCCGAGTTCAACGGCTGA
- a CDS encoding zinc-binding alcohol dehydrogenase family protein, giving the protein MKAVVIDQTGPPDVLHVREVPAPVPATGEVLIRVHAFGLNRSELHFRQGLAESGSLPRVPGIEATGTIVSAPGTDLTEGTQVMTMMGGMGRAFDGGYAEYVLVPAQQVIPFHSNLPWEQLGAVPEMLQTAYGSLTVGLDAQPGQSLLIRGGTSSIGLALAVLAKRQGLTVLSTTRRPEARPQLEQAGVDHVLIDDGDIAAQVRRLQPEGVDTAVELVGVNALKDTLRAVSIGGTVCFTGMLSDQWTIDSFYPMDWLPNGVRLTAYSGEAADLPSNVLQSFLDDVTTGDAVIPLGNVYGIDDIIEAHRDMEAGRVGGKGVVLL; this is encoded by the coding sequence ATGAAGGCCGTCGTCATCGACCAGACGGGCCCACCCGACGTGCTGCACGTGCGTGAGGTCCCTGCGCCCGTGCCGGCGACCGGTGAGGTCCTGATCAGGGTGCACGCTTTCGGACTGAACCGCTCCGAGCTGCACTTCCGGCAAGGGCTCGCTGAGAGCGGATCCCTGCCGCGCGTCCCCGGCATCGAGGCAACCGGGACCATCGTCTCCGCGCCGGGAACAGATCTCACCGAAGGCACCCAGGTGATGACGATGATGGGCGGGATGGGTCGTGCCTTCGACGGTGGCTACGCCGAGTACGTGCTCGTGCCCGCCCAGCAGGTCATCCCCTTCCACAGCAACCTGCCCTGGGAGCAGCTCGGCGCGGTGCCCGAGATGCTCCAGACCGCGTACGGCTCGCTCACCGTCGGTCTCGATGCGCAACCGGGACAGTCCCTGCTGATCCGCGGCGGCACCTCCTCGATCGGACTCGCACTAGCCGTCCTCGCAAAGCGGCAGGGCCTCACCGTCCTATCGACCACGCGCCGGCCCGAAGCGCGCCCACAGCTCGAGCAGGCAGGTGTGGACCACGTCCTCATCGATGACGGTGACATCGCCGCCCAAGTGCGTCGCCTCCAGCCAGAAGGTGTGGATACGGCCGTCGAGCTCGTTGGGGTGAATGCCCTCAAGGACACGCTCCGCGCCGTCAGCATCGGCGGAACAGTCTGCTTCACCGGCATGCTCTCGGACCAATGGACCATCGACTCGTTCTACCCCATGGACTGGCTACCGAACGGGGTACGCCTGACCGCCTACTCTGGTGAAGCCGCTGACCTCCCGTCCAATGTTCTCCAATCGTTCCTCGATGACGTCACCACCGGAGACGCCGTCATCCCCCTTGGCAACGTGTACGGCATCGACGACATCATCGAGGCGCACCGCGACATGGAAGCCGGCCGCGTCGGCGGCAAGGGCGTCGTACTCCTCTGA
- the ectB gene encoding diaminobutyrate--2-oxoglutarate transaminase: MTMTAQTETTEKPELTDQVSASTVDPTELESGVRSYSRGWPTVFTHAKGSVLTAEDGREYIDFFAGAGTLNYGHNHPELKKVVIDHYLEDRVVHGLDMFTDVRREFLQTFDAKILSPRGLDYKVAFPGPGGTNAVEAALKLARKVTGRESVVSFTNGFHGMTLGALSVTGNSMKRGGAGIPLVHSTPMPFDDYFGQIVPDFMYLEHMLIDGGSGLNKPAAVIVETVQGEGGINAARAEWLRGLADLCKKHEILLIVDDIQMGCGRTGGFFSFEEAGIEPDMVTLSKSISGYGHPLALTLIKPELDIWEPGEHNGTFRGFGPAFATATKAIELFWGDDEFEKATIAKGAYVESRFNRIAAKHPEHELIVKGRGLARGLQMPTGEIAGAIAARSFEEGLLVETSGPSDEVVKLLPALTIPEELLEKGLDIIEAAVDESLAA, translated from the coding sequence ATGACCATGACCGCACAGACCGAGACCACCGAGAAGCCCGAGCTGACCGATCAGGTCAGCGCCTCCACCGTCGACCCGACCGAGCTGGAGTCGGGCGTGCGCAGCTACTCCCGCGGCTGGCCCACCGTGTTCACCCACGCCAAGGGCTCCGTCCTGACCGCCGAGGACGGCCGCGAGTACATCGACTTCTTCGCCGGCGCCGGCACCCTGAACTACGGCCACAACCACCCCGAGCTCAAGAAGGTCGTCATCGACCACTACCTCGAGGACCGCGTGGTGCACGGCCTGGACATGTTCACCGACGTGCGCCGCGAGTTCCTGCAGACCTTCGACGCGAAGATCCTGAGCCCCCGCGGCCTGGACTACAAGGTCGCCTTCCCCGGCCCCGGCGGCACCAACGCGGTCGAGGCCGCGCTGAAGCTGGCCCGCAAGGTGACCGGTCGCGAGTCCGTCGTGAGCTTCACCAACGGCTTCCACGGCATGACGCTCGGCGCCCTCTCCGTCACCGGCAACTCGATGAAGCGCGGCGGCGCCGGCATCCCGCTGGTGCACTCCACGCCGATGCCCTTCGACGACTACTTCGGCCAGATCGTCCCGGACTTCATGTACCTCGAGCACATGCTCATCGACGGCGGCTCCGGCCTGAACAAGCCCGCGGCCGTGATCGTCGAGACGGTCCAGGGCGAGGGCGGCATCAACGCGGCCCGCGCCGAGTGGCTGCGCGGCCTCGCGGACCTCTGCAAGAAGCACGAGATCCTGCTGATCGTCGACGACATCCAGATGGGCTGCGGCCGCACCGGTGGCTTCTTCAGCTTCGAGGAGGCCGGCATCGAGCCGGACATGGTCACCCTCTCGAAGTCGATCAGCGGCTACGGCCACCCGCTCGCGCTCACCCTCATCAAGCCCGAGCTGGACATCTGGGAGCCCGGCGAGCACAACGGCACCTTCCGCGGCTTCGGCCCGGCCTTCGCCACCGCCACCAAGGCCATCGAGCTGTTCTGGGGCGATGACGAGTTCGAGAAGGCGACCATCGCCAAGGGCGCCTATGTGGAGAGCCGCTTCAACCGCATCGCGGCGAAGCACCCCGAGCACGAGCTGATCGTCAAGGGCCGAGGCCTCGCCCGCGGCCTGCAGATGCCCACCGGCGAGATCGCCGGCGCGATCGCCGCGCGCTCCTTCGAGGAGGGCCTGCTGGTGGAGACCTCCGGCCCCTCCGACGAGGTCGTCAAGCTGCTGCCCGCCCTCACCATCCCCGAGGAGCTCCTCGAGAAGGGCCTCGACATCATCGAGGCCGCCGTCGACGAGTCGCTCGCCGCCTGA
- a CDS encoding GNAT family N-acetyltransferase yields MQPQTPLIREATIDDAAQIWPLAEALATSYRPTRTAFTEILGRITADPQATVLVATDGERIIGYVHVLTHEAFHADGAIGWVEELMVAPERRDSGAGRALMEAAESWARDRSDIAYLAVATRRAQGFYSSIGYEDSATYFKKQFR; encoded by the coding sequence ATGCAGCCGCAGACTCCCCTGATCCGCGAAGCGACCATCGACGATGCCGCGCAGATCTGGCCGCTGGCGGAGGCGCTCGCGACCTCGTATCGGCCCACTCGCACGGCCTTCACCGAGATCCTGGGCCGGATCACTGCCGATCCGCAGGCCACCGTGCTCGTCGCAACCGACGGGGAGCGCATCATCGGCTACGTCCATGTGCTCACGCACGAGGCCTTCCACGCCGACGGCGCGATCGGGTGGGTGGAGGAGCTGATGGTTGCCCCGGAACGGCGCGACTCAGGCGCCGGCCGCGCCCTCATGGAGGCCGCGGAGTCCTGGGCCCGTGATCGCTCGGACATCGCCTACCTGGCCGTCGCGACCCGCCGGGCGCAGGGCTTCTACTCCTCGATCGGGTACGAGGACTCGGCGACCTACTTCAAGAAGCAGTTCCGGTAG
- a CDS encoding alanine/glycine:cation symporter family protein → MNPLEKLNEFLGHAEGWLWTWAGMPVVLVLGLYFTIRTGAVQLRMIPAMLGAITQKPQREEVTGGEGASQRTKSLSAFQAFSISAAARVGTGNVSGVAGAIFLGGPGAVLWMWIMCIVAGAASFIESTLAQLWKTRAEDTYKGGPAFYIHRGLGSRGFGAFFAILFIFCFAFAFTSLQANTIVDAVTGAVALYADPEGLPWLPVVLGIVLAALTAGIVFGGMRRVAGVAQSMVPIMALLYLIIGIVIVGMNLGELPRVLTQIVTEAFAPQAVIGGGIGAAIVNGVQRGMLSNEAGMGSVPNVAATASVSHPVKQGLVQTLGVYFDTLLICSITAFIVLVSFPDVSAGGEGLVMVQESLASNLGPWAAVLLAAIMFLLAFTSVLGNFSYGEANMHFLTAKRGWHIAFGVAVVALVLMGSVIAVDLAWTIAGVSMVFIALINLVVIALLTPTALKLLRHYNAQRAQGLDPIFLASDLPEIKNVEVWEDEDVADYQRERELAAQS, encoded by the coding sequence ATGAACCCCCTCGAAAAACTGAACGAGTTCCTCGGACATGCCGAGGGCTGGCTCTGGACCTGGGCAGGGATGCCCGTGGTCCTGGTGCTCGGCCTGTACTTCACGATCCGCACCGGCGCGGTGCAGCTGCGGATGATCCCGGCGATGCTCGGCGCGATCACCCAGAAGCCGCAGCGCGAGGAGGTGACCGGGGGCGAGGGCGCCTCCCAGCGCACCAAGTCGCTCAGTGCCTTCCAGGCGTTCTCGATCTCGGCGGCGGCCCGCGTGGGCACCGGCAACGTCTCCGGCGTGGCCGGTGCGATCTTCCTCGGCGGCCCCGGCGCGGTGCTGTGGATGTGGATCATGTGCATCGTGGCCGGAGCGGCGAGCTTCATCGAGTCGACCTTGGCCCAGCTGTGGAAGACCCGCGCCGAGGACACCTACAAGGGCGGCCCGGCCTTCTACATCCACCGCGGCCTCGGCAGCCGCGGATTCGGTGCGTTCTTCGCGATCCTGTTCATCTTCTGCTTCGCCTTCGCGTTCACCTCGCTGCAGGCCAACACCATCGTCGACGCCGTCACCGGCGCCGTCGCCCTGTACGCCGATCCCGAAGGCCTGCCCTGGCTGCCGGTGGTGCTGGGCATCGTGCTGGCGGCGCTGACCGCGGGGATCGTGTTCGGCGGGATGCGCCGCGTGGCAGGCGTGGCCCAGTCGATGGTGCCGATCATGGCGCTGCTGTACCTGATCATCGGCATCGTCATCGTGGGCATGAACCTCGGCGAGCTGCCGCGCGTGCTCACCCAGATCGTCACCGAGGCGTTCGCGCCGCAGGCCGTGATCGGCGGCGGCATCGGCGCCGCGATCGTCAACGGCGTCCAGCGCGGCATGCTCTCCAACGAGGCCGGCATGGGCTCGGTGCCCAACGTCGCCGCCACCGCCTCGGTGAGCCACCCCGTCAAGCAGGGGCTCGTGCAGACCCTCGGGGTCTACTTCGACACCCTATTGATCTGCTCCATCACCGCGTTCATCGTGCTGGTCTCCTTCCCGGACGTCTCTGCGGGCGGCGAGGGCCTGGTGATGGTGCAGGAGTCGCTGGCCTCGAACCTCGGCCCCTGGGCCGCGGTGCTGCTGGCCGCGATCATGTTCCTGCTCGCCTTCACCTCGGTGCTGGGGAACTTCTCCTACGGCGAGGCGAACATGCACTTCCTCACCGCCAAGCGCGGCTGGCACATCGCCTTCGGCGTGGCCGTGGTGGCGCTGGTGCTGATGGGCTCTGTGATCGCCGTGGACCTTGCCTGGACGATCGCCGGGGTGTCCATGGTGTTCATCGCCCTGATCAACCTCGTGGTCATCGCGCTGCTCACCCCCACCGCCCTGAAGCTGCTGCGGCACTACAACGCCCAGCGCGCCCAGGGCCTGGACCCGATCTTCCTCGCCTCCGATCTGCCGGAGATCAAGAACGTCGAGGTGTGGGAGGACGAGGACGTGGCCGACTACCAGCGCGAACGGGAGCTCGCCGCGCAGAGCTGA
- a CDS encoding acyltransferase family protein, translating into MRSTPPPPPFAPTERQHWMDLVRGGAILLVIAHHLRILQQIWDGGTPWVMLELSEGFAPFRMPTLLFASGLLLARSLRKPAGQFLRGKVRGLLWPWLLWSAVMLAILGWGNATNPLWWVNGMYTWFLMALFLYYLAGLITRRLHPGWLALASIVGWAAMPLLGIEYDMTGPRPDKFVYYAVFFFAGAALHRTLAERRIPWVMLAPALAIAAAWGLRAAHQDREPVTPVIAQVVVLIAVIAAVGVAQRLPRLRALRPLEWLGRNSIVPYLVHLPVLELLMRHLDLPPSAGSAVLCFAVTLGVCALAIWLRPVTGFLYAFPSSRRRPTDVEMPQPVPGSERPSEREPVRR; encoded by the coding sequence ATGAGATCGACCCCGCCACCTCCGCCCTTCGCCCCGACCGAGCGCCAGCACTGGATGGACCTGGTGCGCGGCGGGGCGATCCTGCTGGTGATCGCGCATCATCTGCGCATCCTCCAGCAGATCTGGGACGGCGGCACGCCCTGGGTGATGCTGGAGCTCTCCGAGGGGTTCGCGCCCTTCCGGATGCCCACGCTGCTGTTCGCCTCCGGGCTGCTGCTGGCGCGGTCCCTGCGGAAGCCGGCCGGGCAGTTCCTGCGGGGCAAGGTGCGGGGGCTGCTGTGGCCATGGCTGCTGTGGTCGGCCGTGATGCTGGCGATCCTGGGGTGGGGCAACGCCACGAACCCGCTGTGGTGGGTGAACGGGATGTACACCTGGTTCCTCATGGCGCTGTTCCTCTACTACCTCGCCGGGCTGATCACGCGGCGCCTCCACCCCGGCTGGCTCGCGCTGGCGAGCATCGTGGGCTGGGCGGCGATGCCGCTGCTGGGCATCGAGTACGACATGACCGGGCCGCGACCGGACAAGTTCGTCTACTACGCGGTGTTCTTCTTCGCCGGCGCCGCCCTGCACCGGACCCTCGCCGAGCGGCGGATCCCCTGGGTGATGCTCGCCCCGGCCCTGGCGATCGCCGCCGCGTGGGGGCTGCGCGCCGCCCACCAGGACCGCGAGCCCGTCACCCCGGTGATCGCCCAGGTGGTGGTGCTGATCGCGGTGATCGCCGCGGTGGGGGTGGCCCAGCGACTCCCACGCCTGCGTGCGCTGCGGCCCCTGGAGTGGCTGGGGCGGAACTCGATCGTGCCCTACCTCGTGCACCTGCCGGTGCTCGAGCTGCTCATGCGCCACCTCGACCTCCCGCCGAGCGCGGGGAGCGCCGTGCTGTGCTTCGCCGTGACGCTCGGCGTGTGTGCACTCGCGATCTGGCTGCGGCCGGTGACCGGGTTCCTCTACGCGTTCCCGTCGTCGCGCCGGCGGCCGACGGACGTGGAGATGCCGCAGCCGGTCCCGGGCTCTGAACGGCCGTCCGAGCGGGAGCCGGTGCGCCGGTAG
- a CDS encoding uridine kinase family protein — protein sequence MNAGAAASGRSEVLRSVGAVAALVDQTHREAGHPIVAGISGFGGSGKSTLARSLESAVQGAVRMRGDDFLDPARSHRRSTDWDGVDRERLMHDVLLPFRDRREATFQRFDWSRRALGEPKPVPRGEVMLVDLIGLFHPSTEAALDLRIWCDVDLETATARGLARDAAIGRKHETLWKDVWVPNERDFSERFDPRGAAEVLFAG from the coding sequence GTGAACGCGGGGGCGGCTGCGAGCGGTCGGAGCGAGGTCCTTCGCTCCGTCGGGGCGGTCGCCGCCCTCGTCGATCAGACGCATCGGGAGGCGGGCCACCCGATCGTCGCGGGGATCTCCGGGTTCGGCGGGTCGGGCAAGTCGACGCTGGCCCGCAGCCTGGAATCCGCTGTGCAGGGCGCCGTGCGGATGCGAGGGGACGACTTCCTGGACCCGGCCCGCTCCCATCGTCGATCGACGGACTGGGACGGCGTCGATCGGGAGCGGCTCATGCATGACGTCCTCCTTCCTTTCCGTGACCGGCGTGAGGCCACGTTCCAGCGCTTCGACTGGTCCCGGCGCGCCCTCGGGGAGCCGAAGCCGGTTCCCCGGGGCGAGGTGATGCTCGTGGACCTCATCGGCCTGTTCCACCCCAGCACCGAGGCGGCGCTGGACCTGCGGATCTGGTGCGACGTCGACCTCGAGACCGCCACCGCCCGGGGACTCGCCCGCGATGCGGCGATCGGCCGGAAACACGAGACGCTGTGGAAGGACGTGTGGGTCCCCAACGAACGCGACTTCTCCGAGCGGTTCGATCCGCGCGGCGCTGCAGAGGTGCTTTTCGCGGGGTAG
- the ectA gene encoding diaminobutyrate acetyltransferase has protein sequence MTHSADHPSTPDQATGAGSDLDIRPPAMEDGAAMWRIARDSGTLDLNTSYAYLLMARDFAATSRLAVGDGQGVGFVLGYLRPTAPETLFIWQIAVDASQRGKKVAGRLLDDLLAELPEITTLETTITADNAASQRLFASFAERHGADEEVADLLEEHHFPDDGHGAELLHRITGLQRGR, from the coding sequence ATGACGCACAGCGCAGACCACCCGTCCACCCCTGACCAGGCCACCGGAGCAGGCTCCGACCTGGACATCCGCCCTCCTGCGATGGAGGACGGCGCCGCCATGTGGCGGATCGCCCGCGACAGCGGCACGCTCGATCTGAACACCTCGTACGCCTACCTGCTGATGGCCCGCGACTTCGCGGCCACCTCGCGCCTCGCCGTGGGCGACGGGCAGGGAGTCGGCTTCGTGCTCGGATACCTGCGCCCCACCGCGCCGGAGACCCTGTTCATCTGGCAGATCGCGGTGGATGCCTCCCAGCGGGGGAAGAAGGTCGCCGGGAGACTCCTCGACGATCTGCTCGCCGAGCTGCCCGAGATCACGACGCTGGAGACCACCATCACGGCGGACAACGCCGCCTCCCAGCGACTGTTCGCCTCCTTCGCCGAGCGCCACGGCGCCGACGAGGAGGTCGCCGACCTCCTCGAGGAGCACCACTTCCCCGACGACGGCCACGGCGCCGAGCTGCTCCACCGGATCACCGGCCTGCAGCGCGGTCGCTGA
- a CDS encoding MarR family winged helix-turn-helix transcriptional regulator: MMEAFDALVRTETELWNLVESDLRDAGAAGLGTLQSLRVLHRREGRGRVRDLCDELAITTGAASKLTDRLEGAGLIARAPHPEDRRSSLLQLTPEGEDVRVTGEERARALIGQVIEPEDAASLEAVLERIRTRISEAEPAS, translated from the coding sequence ATGATGGAAGCCTTCGACGCCCTCGTGCGTACCGAGACCGAACTGTGGAACCTGGTGGAGTCCGACCTCCGCGATGCCGGGGCAGCAGGCCTGGGCACCCTCCAGTCCTTGCGCGTGCTCCATAGGCGCGAGGGTCGCGGGCGGGTTCGCGATCTCTGTGACGAGTTGGCGATCACCACTGGCGCCGCCAGCAAGCTCACCGATCGCCTCGAGGGCGCGGGACTGATCGCGAGGGCCCCCCACCCTGAGGACCGGCGCTCCTCCTTGCTCCAGCTGACCCCGGAGGGGGAGGACGTGCGAGTTACGGGCGAGGAACGCGCTCGCGCTCTGATCGGCCAGGTGATCGAGCCGGAGGATGCCGCCAGCCTCGAAGCGGTTCTCGAGCGGATCCGTACCCGGATCAGCGAAGCGGAGCCTGCGTCATGA
- a CDS encoding MFS transporter: MHDPLQRRTLAVLVVSQILGTIALGVTPSIGILLAGEVMDSEAWAGLARTSSTLGAALLGIPLGTLAARRGRRVALTTGWWTAAAGGALLVAAAQWHLVAALFLGLLLTGAGTAAGLQSRFAATDLAAPETRARSLSLVMWMGATGSVIGPNLGVPGEALGAATGLDAYAAAFLLAAVASLLAGGVILLMLRPDPLHVLARRRSEESGEPAAYLPVGRRPGTQERFARMIAELRANRRARTALVALLTSQVVMVSLMTMTPVHIAHQGGSLSVVGVTISLHVLGMFGLAPVVGHLVDRLGHRAVAGIGLVLFAFSLGLAVLASETMGGVIASLILLGLGWSFLNVAGSAMFSTVIADSSRASAQGGADALSNLCGATAAFLAGPLMAATGFPALGILAAVVMIPILILVLRPSAWAGPGTTAATTAA; this comes from the coding sequence GTGCACGATCCGCTGCAGCGGCGCACCCTCGCCGTGCTCGTCGTCTCCCAGATCCTCGGCACCATCGCCCTCGGCGTCACCCCGTCGATCGGGATCCTGCTCGCCGGCGAGGTGATGGACAGCGAGGCCTGGGCGGGGCTCGCCCGCACCTCCTCCACCCTCGGAGCCGCGCTGCTGGGCATCCCGCTGGGCACCCTCGCCGCGCGTCGAGGCCGACGCGTCGCGCTCACCACCGGCTGGTGGACCGCCGCGGCGGGCGGGGCCCTGCTGGTCGCCGCCGCGCAGTGGCACCTGGTGGCGGCCCTGTTCCTGGGCCTGCTGCTCACCGGCGCCGGCACCGCGGCCGGCCTGCAGTCCCGGTTCGCCGCCACCGACCTCGCCGCCCCCGAGACCCGCGCCCGCTCGCTCTCGCTGGTGATGTGGATGGGGGCGACCGGCAGCGTGATCGGCCCGAACCTCGGCGTGCCGGGGGAGGCGCTCGGCGCCGCGACGGGCCTGGACGCCTATGCCGCCGCGTTCCTCCTCGCCGCCGTCGCCTCGCTGCTCGCCGGCGGCGTGATCCTGTTGATGCTGCGCCCGGACCCGCTGCACGTCCTCGCCCGACGGCGATCGGAGGAGAGCGGAGAGCCCGCCGCGTATCTCCCCGTCGGCCGACGCCCCGGGACCCAGGAGCGGTTCGCGCGGATGATCGCGGAGCTGCGTGCGAACCGGCGCGCCCGCACGGCGCTCGTGGCGCTTCTGACCTCGCAGGTCGTGATGGTCTCGCTGATGACCATGACCCCGGTGCACATCGCGCACCAGGGCGGGTCGCTGAGCGTGGTGGGCGTGACGATCAGCCTGCACGTGCTGGGGATGTTCGGCCTCGCGCCCGTGGTGGGCCATCTCGTGGACCGGCTCGGCCACCGCGCCGTGGCGGGCATCGGCCTGGTCCTCTTCGCCTTCTCGCTGGGGCTGGCGGTCCTCGCCTCGGAGACGATGGGCGGGGTGATCGCCTCGCTGATCCTGCTGGGACTGGGCTGGTCGTTCCTCAACGTCGCGGGGTCGGCGATGTTCTCCACCGTCATCGCCGACAGCTCACGGGCCTCGGCGCAGGGCGGGGCGGATGCCCTGTCCAACCTGTGCGGCGCGACGGCGGCGTTCCTCGCCGGCCCGCTGATGGCCGCGACCGGCTTCCCGGCGCTCGGGATCCTCGCCGCGGTGGTGATGATCCCGATCCTCATCCTCGTGCTGCGGCCCTCGGCCTGGGCCGGCCCCGGGACCACCGCCGCGACGACGGCGGCGTGA